A single genomic interval of Littorina saxatilis isolate snail1 linkage group LG17, US_GU_Lsax_2.0, whole genome shotgun sequence harbors:
- the LOC138952421 gene encoding uncharacterized protein, translated as MPPRRAASRRVAEVTRAAAGRPRASNQTASQRQPGGFELATAGGEESATALAAVLAELRRLGERQVAIVSLQKDNQRLQEAVSGDREAIASTSGSMTTGTSNSTLSGSVANLVNTITGTEYGEPSSGLILVE; from the exons ATGCCTCCCAGGAGGGCAGCGTCAAGGCGGGTAGCCGAAGTGACCCGAGCCGCTGCAGGTCGGCCGAGGGCCAGCAACCAGACAGCCTCGCAGCGACAACCCGGTGGGTTTGAGTTAGCCACAGCAGGAGGGGAAGAAAGCGCCACTGCTTTGGCCGCGGTATTGGCAGAACTACGCAGGCTGGGGGAGCGGCAAGTGGCCATTGTCTCGCTCCAGAAAGACAACCAACGTCTGCAAGAAGCTGTTTCGGGTGATCGTGAGGCCATCGCCTCAACATCGGGATCGATGACAACCGGTACCAGCAATTCTACCCTGTCTGGCTCGGTTGCCAACCTGGTCAACACAATCACAG GCACAGAGTACGGGGAGCCATCCAGCGGGTTGATCCTGGTGGAGTAG